The proteins below are encoded in one region of Limnohabitans sp. 63ED37-2:
- the pufA gene encoding light-harvesting antenna LH1, alpha subunit codes for MWRIWRLYDPLRAMVLQGIFLFGLAAMIHLILLSTNKFNWLDGAKKPVAASAQNSPLPTSVASLPAPKS; via the coding sequence ATGTGGAGAATTTGGCGACTTTACGACCCTTTGCGTGCCATGGTACTGCAGGGCATTTTCTTGTTTGGCCTGGCCGCGATGATTCACCTCATCTTGCTCAGCACCAACAAATTCAACTGGCTCGACGGCGCGAAAAAGCCCGTAGCAGCATCGGCGCAAAACTCGCCGCTGCCGACTTCGGTGGCTTCGCTCCCAGCGCCCAAGTCCTGA
- the pufL gene encoding photosynthetic reaction center subunit L — protein MAMLNFEKKYRVRGGTLLGGDLFDFWVGPFYVGFFGVTTLFFSFLGTALILWGASQGPTWNIWQISIAPPDLSYGLRFAPLMEGGLWQLITVCAIGAFGSWMMREVEICRKLGMGFHVPVAFGVAISAYVTLVVVRPVLMGAWGHGFPYGIYSHLDWVSNVGYQYLHFHYNPAHMIAVSFFFASVFALSLHGGLVLSSTNPTPGTVVKTPEHEDTFFRDFIGYSVGTLGIHRVGLFLALAAVLFSALCIVLSGPFWSRGWPEWWSWWLNLPIWSQWPV, from the coding sequence ATGGCCATGCTGAATTTTGAGAAAAAGTACCGTGTTCGCGGTGGTACCCTGCTGGGTGGTGATTTGTTCGACTTTTGGGTCGGCCCGTTTTACGTCGGTTTTTTCGGCGTCACAACCCTTTTCTTTTCGTTCCTGGGCACGGCGCTCATTTTGTGGGGTGCCTCACAAGGCCCGACCTGGAACATTTGGCAGATCAGCATTGCACCGCCTGATCTGTCGTACGGCCTGCGCTTTGCGCCCCTGATGGAAGGCGGCCTTTGGCAGCTCATCACGGTGTGTGCCATCGGCGCCTTTGGCTCGTGGATGATGCGCGAGGTCGAAATCTGTCGCAAGCTGGGCATGGGCTTTCATGTGCCTGTGGCCTTCGGTGTGGCCATCTCGGCTTATGTCACTTTGGTGGTGGTGCGGCCGGTGCTCATGGGCGCTTGGGGCCATGGCTTTCCGTACGGCATTTACAGCCACCTGGACTGGGTCTCCAACGTGGGTTACCAGTACCTGCACTTTCACTACAACCCGGCGCACATGATCGCCGTGAGTTTCTTTTTTGCCAGCGTGTTTGCTCTGTCGCTGCACGGCGGTCTGGTCCTTTCCTCCACCAACCCCACACCGGGCACCGTGGTCAAGACACCCGAGCACGAAGACACCTTCTTCCGCGACTTCATCGGTTATTCGGTGGGCACATTGGGTATTCACCGAGTCGGTCTGTTCCTGGCATTGGCGGCAGTCTTGTTCAGTGCGCTGTGCATTGTGCTCAGCGGCCCCTTCTGGAGCCGTGGCTGGCCCGAGTGGTGGAGCTGGTGGCTAAACCTGCCGATCTGGTCCCAGTGGCCTGTGTGA
- the pufM gene encoding photosynthetic reaction center subunit M — MADYQNLFTTVQAVGPVHHGVELGHGNSPRTGQPVINYWIGKLGNAQLGPIYLGGLGLASLVCGLIAFTLIGMNMLASVNYDPIQFVRQLFWLSLEPPPPSYGLSLPPLNQGGWFLIVGLFLTASIMFWWARTYRRAVELGMGLHIAWAFAAAIWLFLVLGLFRPILMGSWGEAVPYGIFSHLDWTAAFSLRYGNLFYNPFHALSIVFLYGSALLFAMHGATILAVTRYGGEREIEQITDRGTASERAALFWRWTMGFNATMESIHRWAWWFAVLCPITGGIGILLTGTVVDNWYLWAIKHGVAPPYPEIFPAMADPALSTGVKP; from the coding sequence ATGGCCGATTATCAAAACCTGTTCACCACGGTGCAAGCCGTGGGTCCAGTGCACCATGGGGTGGAACTGGGTCACGGCAACAGTCCGCGCACGGGACAACCTGTGATCAATTACTGGATCGGCAAGCTGGGCAATGCCCAGCTGGGTCCGATTTACTTGGGGGGGCTGGGTTTGGCCTCACTGGTGTGTGGCTTGATCGCCTTCACCTTGATCGGCATGAACATGCTGGCCTCGGTCAACTACGACCCGATCCAATTTGTGCGCCAGCTGTTTTGGCTGTCGCTGGAGCCACCACCCCCAAGTTATGGCCTGAGTTTGCCGCCGCTCAACCAAGGCGGCTGGTTCCTCATCGTCGGTCTGTTCCTCACCGCGTCCATCATGTTCTGGTGGGCCCGTACTTACCGTCGCGCGGTTGAGCTGGGCATGGGTTTGCACATCGCTTGGGCTTTTGCTGCAGCCATTTGGTTGTTCTTGGTGCTGGGCTTGTTCCGCCCCATCTTGATGGGTTCTTGGGGTGAGGCTGTGCCTTACGGCATCTTCTCCCACCTGGACTGGACAGCGGCTTTCTCGTTGCGCTACGGCAACCTGTTCTACAACCCCTTCCACGCGCTGTCTATCGTGTTCCTCTATGGCTCGGCCCTGCTGTTTGCCATGCACGGTGCCACCATTTTGGCTGTGACCCGTTACGGCGGTGAGCGCGAGATCGAGCAGATCACCGATCGCGGTACCGCCTCTGAGCGTGCGGCCTTGTTCTGGCGCTGGACCATGGGTTTCAACGCGACCATGGAATCGATTCACCGTTGGGCCTGGTGGTTCGCCGTCCTGTGTCCCATCACCGGCGGTATCGGCATCTTGCTGACCGGCACCGTGGTCGACAACTGGTACCTGTGGGCCATCAAGCATGGCGTGGCGCCACCGTACCCCGAAATTTTTCCAGCGATGGCTGACCCCGCGCTGAGCACAGGAGTCAAGCCATGA
- the pufC gene encoding photosynthetic reaction center cytochrome PufC: MNPNTTHPSRWMGRMAKGLGLALVGLVLAGCERPIPESVQSGYRGTGMAQVYNARLLEVKTEKNQPPVAIPSAGSDGPKASQVYKNVKVLGDLSVGDFNRLMVSMTSWVAPNEGCAYCHALPNFEDDSKYTKVVARRMVEMTQHINADWQPHVAQTGVTCYTCHRGEPVPSAIWFKSNPQPYGSNFMGDKAGQNEPSPVVNLSSLPNDPFTPFLLDKQNIRVNGPTALPSGNRQSIKQAEWTYGLMTHMSTSLGVNCTYCHNTQSFQNWENSPPQRVTAWHGIRMARDLNLTFMEPLTEVFPAHRKGPMGDVAKLNCATCHQGAYKPLNGAPMAKDFPELLKPALAASKVAAK; the protein is encoded by the coding sequence ATGAACCCGAACACCACACACCCATCCCGCTGGATGGGCCGCATGGCCAAAGGCTTGGGCCTGGCACTGGTCGGCCTGGTGCTGGCCGGTTGCGAGCGCCCGATTCCCGAATCGGTGCAAAGCGGCTACCGGGGCACCGGCATGGCGCAGGTCTACAACGCGCGTTTGCTCGAAGTCAAAACCGAAAAGAACCAGCCGCCTGTGGCCATTCCATCGGCCGGTTCTGACGGGCCCAAGGCCTCGCAGGTCTACAAGAACGTCAAAGTCCTGGGTGACCTGAGCGTGGGTGATTTCAACCGCCTGATGGTCTCCATGACCAGCTGGGTGGCGCCCAACGAGGGCTGCGCTTATTGCCATGCCTTGCCCAACTTTGAAGACGACAGCAAATACACCAAGGTGGTGGCACGGCGCATGGTCGAGATGACCCAGCACATCAACGCCGACTGGCAGCCGCACGTCGCCCAGACCGGGGTGACCTGCTACACCTGTCACCGTGGCGAGCCCGTGCCCAGCGCCATCTGGTTCAAGTCCAACCCGCAACCTTATGGCTCGAACTTCATGGGCGACAAGGCTGGACAAAACGAGCCTTCTCCCGTGGTCAATTTGTCATCTCTGCCTAACGATCCCTTCACCCCGTTTTTGCTGGACAAGCAAAACATCCGTGTGAACGGCCCCACTGCGCTGCCCTCGGGTAACCGCCAGTCGATCAAGCAAGCCGAATGGACCTATGGCCTGATGACGCACATGTCGACCTCGCTGGGTGTGAACTGCACCTACTGCCACAACACGCAGTCCTTCCAGAACTGGGAAAACAGCCCACCACAACGCGTGACCGCATGGCACGGCATCCGCATGGCGCGGGACCTGAACTTGACCTTCATGGAGCCTTTGACCGAAGTCTTCCCGGCGCACCGCAAGGGCCCCATGGGTGACGTGGCCAAGCTCAATTGCGCCACTTGCCACCAAGGGGCCTACAAGCCGCTGAACGGCGCGCCCATGGCCAAAGACTTCCCTGAGTTGCTCAAACCTGCTTTGGCTGCGTCCAAAGTGGCGGCCAAGTAG
- the crtD gene encoding 1-hydroxycarotenoid 3,4-desaturase CrtD — MSEHRVVIVGAGMGGLCSAIALAHQGLDVTVVEASDTPGGKVHSREVNGAHIDSGPTVFTMRWVFDDLLRSVGTSVEAEMRITPLQVLARHFWPDGSQLDLSADARESEAAIATWSGGDEARRFRDFCKTTRQLYATLEGPMIRAQRPSMGGFMGDLGFKGLGVLAQLGPMRSLWQQLGHQFTDPRLRQLFARYATYCGSSPWQSPATLMLIAQVEMDGVWSVEGGMVGMAEALARVARRRGAVFRYHSSCQRIEQRQGRVCGVHLQSGEFLPADRVIFNGDAAALRQGLLGDEVRRAVPIEAPPRSLSALTWSIHTPADGVALDRHNVFFQSTYASEFEDIFERQRLPAQPTVYVCAQDRPAALPHGQAERLFCLVNAPACGDGSAITEEALEQCQTHTFQHLSQLGLHLQPTVSNSLRTTPQDFHRRFPASGGALYGQATHGWTSIFSRPGSTTPLQGLYLAGGSVHPGPGVPMAALSGQRAAEAVMASLASTSTFPTGVTFGGMSTP, encoded by the coding sequence ATGTCTGAGCACCGCGTCGTCATCGTCGGCGCGGGCATGGGTGGCTTGTGCAGTGCCATCGCACTTGCGCACCAAGGGCTCGATGTCACCGTGGTCGAAGCCTCGGATACACCCGGCGGCAAGGTGCACAGCCGCGAGGTGAACGGCGCCCACATCGACAGTGGCCCCACCGTGTTCACCATGCGCTGGGTGTTCGACGACTTGCTGCGCAGCGTGGGCACCAGCGTGGAGGCCGAGATGCGCATCACGCCTCTGCAGGTGCTGGCCCGCCACTTCTGGCCCGATGGCAGTCAGCTTGATTTGTCGGCCGACGCGCGAGAGAGCGAAGCCGCCATTGCCACCTGGTCGGGTGGCGACGAAGCCCGGCGCTTTCGGGATTTTTGCAAGACCACACGTCAGCTCTACGCCACGCTTGAAGGCCCCATGATCCGCGCCCAGCGTCCCAGCATGGGTGGCTTCATGGGCGACTTGGGGTTCAAAGGCTTGGGCGTGCTGGCCCAGCTTGGCCCCATGCGCAGCCTGTGGCAGCAACTCGGCCACCAATTTACAGACCCGCGTTTGCGCCAGCTGTTTGCGCGCTACGCCACCTACTGCGGCTCATCGCCTTGGCAGTCACCCGCCACCCTCATGTTGATCGCGCAGGTCGAGATGGACGGGGTCTGGTCGGTCGAAGGCGGCATGGTCGGCATGGCTGAGGCTTTGGCGCGTGTGGCCCGCCGCCGTGGCGCGGTGTTCCGCTACCACAGCAGCTGCCAACGCATCGAGCAGCGCCAAGGCCGAGTGTGTGGTGTGCACCTGCAGTCGGGCGAATTCTTGCCAGCCGACCGCGTTATTTTTAATGGGGATGCCGCCGCTTTGCGCCAAGGCTTGTTGGGCGATGAAGTGCGCCGTGCTGTGCCAATAGAGGCGCCGCCACGCTCCTTGTCGGCCTTGACCTGGTCCATACACACTCCCGCCGATGGCGTGGCCCTGGACCGGCACAACGTGTTTTTCCAGAGCACCTACGCCAGCGAGTTCGAAGACATCTTTGAGCGCCAGCGCTTGCCCGCGCAGCCCACGGTCTATGTCTGTGCACAAGACCGACCCGCTGCGTTGCCCCACGGCCAAGCCGAGCGCCTGTTTTGTTTGGTCAACGCCCCCGCCTGCGGTGATGGCAGCGCAATCACCGAGGAGGCTTTAGAACAATGCCAAACGCACACCTTTCAGCACCTGAGTCAGCTGGGCCTGCACCTGCAACCCACGGTGAGCAACAGCTTGCGAACGACGCCGCAGGATTTTCATCGGCGCTTTCCGGCCAGCGGGGGAGCCCTGTACGGGCAGGCAACACACGGCTGGACCAGCATCTTCAGCCGACCTGGCTCCACCACACCCCTGCAGGGCCTGTACCTGGCGGGGGGCAGCGTGCACCCGGGACCGGGCGTGCCGATGGCGGCCTTGTCCGGGCAGCGGGCGGCAGAGGCCGTGATGGCGAGCCTCGCTTCGACCAGCACGTTCCCGACGGGGGTTACCTTTGGTGGTATGTCGACGCCATGA
- a CDS encoding carotenoid 1,2-hydratase — translation MSDDGQHGITLIAFVGSVFSPYYAWARGRGTAHADNHCALNVAIYSKGQGRWAMTERGQRHCARSARQFTIGPSQLSWDGDCLTIDIDEVCVPIPRRVRGRIKLWPQQLFGYSTPLDVNAQHRWGPLAPSSRIEVDLNAPDLKWQGHAYLDSNEGDEPVDRGFHTWDWSRARTRDGSTVVFYDMQAPGTEDRVLSLRFTPHGTVEPIATPPAQRLSKTGWRIDRRMRSSQPVRVHEQLEDTPFYQRALLQFDHAGEPLLAFHETLSVPRLVSPVVQAMLPWRMPRRA, via the coding sequence ATGAGTGACGACGGCCAACATGGCATCACCCTCATTGCCTTTGTCGGCAGTGTGTTCTCGCCCTATTACGCCTGGGCGCGTGGGCGCGGCACGGCCCATGCCGACAACCACTGCGCCCTGAACGTGGCCATCTACAGCAAAGGCCAGGGCCGCTGGGCCATGACCGAGCGCGGCCAGCGCCACTGCGCCCGCAGCGCCCGCCAGTTCACCATCGGCCCGAGCCAACTGAGCTGGGACGGCGACTGCCTGACCATCGACATCGATGAGGTGTGTGTGCCCATTCCGCGCCGCGTTCGCGGCCGCATCAAGCTGTGGCCGCAGCAGTTGTTTGGCTACTCCACACCGCTCGATGTGAATGCCCAGCACCGCTGGGGCCCACTGGCACCCAGCTCGCGCATCGAGGTGGACCTGAATGCCCCCGATCTGAAATGGCAAGGCCACGCGTATCTGGATTCCAACGAAGGCGACGAGCCGGTGGACCGGGGTTTTCACACCTGGGATTGGTCGCGAGCCCGCACACGCGATGGCAGCACCGTGGTGTTTTACGACATGCAAGCACCCGGCACCGAAGACCGCGTGCTCTCGCTGCGCTTCACGCCACATGGCACGGTCGAGCCCATCGCCACCCCCCCGGCGCAGCGCCTGTCCAAGACCGGTTGGCGCATCGACCGCCGCATGCGAAGCTCGCAACCCGTGCGTGTGCACGAACAACTCGAAGACACGCCCTTTTACCAGCGTGCCTTGCTGCAATTTGATCACGCAGGCGAGCCTTTGCTTGCCTTTCACGAAACCCTGTCGGTGCCGCGTTTGGTGTCACCGGTGGTTCAAGCCATGCTGCCTTGGCGCATGCCACGGCGGGCTTGA
- the pufB gene encoding light-harvesting antenna LH1, beta subunit — MSNSDKVWPTGLTEAESEEIHRNLIQGTQIFGMIAAFAHLLAYIYSPWLK; from the coding sequence ATGTCTAACTCAGACAAAGTCTGGCCAACGGGACTGACCGAGGCCGAATCGGAAGAGATTCACCGCAATCTCATCCAGGGTACGCAGATTTTCGGCATGATTGCCGCATTTGCCCATCTGCTGGCCTACATCTATTCACCCTGGCTCAAGTAA
- a CDS encoding light-harvesting protein, translating to MIYSKMWCVVKPSVGIPVFIAAVAISSFSVHLALTTNTTWVKSFLNGGTKVVAAAPSADAAVKK from the coding sequence ATGATCTACTCGAAAATGTGGTGTGTGGTGAAACCTTCGGTGGGTATTCCGGTGTTCATTGCGGCTGTGGCGATCTCGTCGTTCAGCGTGCATTTGGCCCTGACAACCAACACCACCTGGGTGAAAAGCTTCCTGAACGGTGGTACCAAAGTGGTCGCTGCGGCGCCTTCTGCGGATGCTGCGGTGAAGAAGTAA
- a CDS encoding PucC family protein: MNTTKNRSNWGMALASWGPRFLPFADAASDDLPLSRLLRLSLFQISVGMAMVMLVGTLNRVMIVELKVSATLVSFMVALPLLIAPLRALIGFRSDNHRSQLGWRRVPYIWMGSLLQFGGFSIMPFALLVLAGAGQASQAPAWVGQLGAAGAFLLVGLGMHTVQTAGLALATDLAPPERQPQVVGLMYVMQLIGMIGSALVLGYLLHDYSPGQLIRVVQAVAVTTLVLNVVALWKQEPRSRLRKPGTPIEHTFAQAWQLFCQGPNTLRRLLAVGLGTMAFTMEDVLLEPYGGEILHMSVSTTTLLSATLALGGLLGFAWASRVLGRGGDAYRMSGWGAWVGLPAFACVIASGPLAMPALFVLGIFLIGLGGGLFAHGTLTATMQLAPPGQIGLAMGAWGAVQATAAGIGMAAGGLVRDGVGLISSPVMGYSAVYVLEILLLGMTLWAMGPLLRSAPAAVRPPGISA; the protein is encoded by the coding sequence ATGAACACCACCAAAAATCGCAGCAACTGGGGCATGGCTTTGGCCAGTTGGGGTCCCCGGTTTCTACCTTTTGCCGACGCCGCCAGCGATGATTTGCCGCTGTCGCGTTTGCTGCGCTTGTCGCTGTTTCAAATTTCTGTCGGCATGGCCATGGTCATGTTGGTGGGCACCCTTAACCGCGTGATGATTGTGGAACTCAAAGTCTCCGCCACGCTGGTGTCCTTCATGGTGGCCTTGCCCTTGCTCATTGCGCCTTTGCGCGCACTCATTGGTTTTCGCTCGGACAACCACCGCTCGCAACTGGGCTGGCGGCGTGTGCCCTACATCTGGATGGGCAGTCTGCTGCAGTTTGGTGGCTTTTCGATCATGCCCTTTGCACTCTTGGTTCTCGCCGGCGCTGGGCAAGCCAGCCAGGCCCCGGCCTGGGTTGGCCAGTTGGGCGCCGCAGGCGCGTTTTTGTTGGTGGGCCTGGGCATGCACACCGTGCAAACCGCAGGCCTGGCCTTGGCCACCGACCTGGCCCCGCCCGAGCGCCAGCCTCAGGTGGTGGGTCTCATGTATGTGATGCAACTGATCGGCATGATTGGCAGCGCCTTGGTGCTGGGCTATTTGCTGCACGATTACAGCCCCGGCCAATTGATTCGTGTGGTGCAGGCTGTGGCGGTGACCACACTGGTCCTGAATGTGGTCGCGCTCTGGAAGCAAGAGCCGCGCAGCCGTCTGCGCAAACCCGGCACGCCCATCGAACACACCTTCGCGCAAGCCTGGCAACTGTTTTGCCAAGGGCCCAACACTTTGCGCCGCTTGTTGGCGGTGGGTTTGGGCACCATGGCCTTCACCATGGAAGACGTGTTGCTCGAGCCCTATGGTGGCGAGATTTTGCACATGAGCGTGTCCACCACCACGCTGCTCTCGGCCACTTTGGCGCTGGGCGGTCTGCTAGGTTTTGCTTGGGCTTCACGCGTGTTGGGGCGCGGTGGCGACGCCTACCGCATGTCCGGCTGGGGGGCCTGGGTGGGTTTGCCTGCCTTCGCCTGCGTCATTGCTTCTGGCCCTCTGGCCATGCCCGCCTTGTTTGTGCTGGGCATTTTCTTGATTGGCTTAGGGGGCGGTTTGTTTGCACACGGCACCCTCACGGCCACCATGCAGCTGGCCCCACCGGGACAGATCGGTTTGGCCATGGGCGCCTGGGGCGCTGTGCAGGCCACCGCCGCAGGTATCGGCATGGCCGCAGGCGGCTTGGTGCGTGATGGCGTGGGCTTGATCAGCAGCCCGGTCATGGGTTACTCGGCCGTTTACGTCCTTGAGATCCTCTTGCTGGGCATGACCCTGTGGGCCATGGGACCTTTGCTGCGATCTGCGCCCGCTGCTGTACGTCCGCCCGGCATCTCTGCATAA
- a CDS encoding RNA recognition motif domain-containing protein, whose amino-acid sequence MSSKIYVGNLPYTIDDASLRQNFSEFGGVMSAKVMMDRDTGRSKGFAFVEMSSAEEAQAAITGLNGMSVSGRSIVVNISKPKEPSTGYGSGYRDTRN is encoded by the coding sequence ATGAGCAGCAAAATTTACGTGGGCAACCTGCCCTACACCATCGACGACGCCAGCTTGCGTCAAAACTTTTCTGAGTTTGGCGGCGTGATGTCGGCCAAAGTCATGATGGACCGCGACACCGGCCGCTCCAAAGGTTTCGCCTTTGTGGAAATGTCCAGCGCGGAAGAAGCCCAAGCGGCCATCACCGGCCTGAACGGCATGTCGGTCAGCGGTCGCTCGATCGTGGTGAACATCTCCAAGCCCAAAGAGCCGAGCACCGGCTACGGCAGCGGTTACCGCGACACACGCAACTGA
- a CDS encoding BLUF domain-containing protein translates to MRVPSHSINVRLLYVSRAVGPQTTTMTTTILAQAQANNPAQGITGVLCQGQGFFFQVIEGERSRVNALYSRISADTRHQDVEILHYEEIHERRFSQWSMALVHLSVDDPMVRLHHPDFDPYSASGPQVMQQVLDLLEMGQPIRLPAG, encoded by the coding sequence ATGAGGGTGCCCAGCCACAGCATCAATGTGCGCCTGCTGTACGTGAGCCGCGCCGTTGGCCCACAAACCACCACGATGACCACCACCATCCTGGCGCAAGCGCAAGCCAACAACCCCGCGCAAGGCATCACCGGGGTGCTGTGCCAAGGTCAAGGCTTTTTCTTTCAGGTGATTGAGGGCGAACGCAGCCGCGTGAATGCCTTGTACAGCCGCATCAGCGCCGACACACGCCACCAGGACGTGGAAATCCTGCACTACGAAGAAATCCACGAACGCCGCTTTAGCCAATGGTCCATGGCGCTGGTGCACCTGTCGGTGGACGATCCCATGGTGCGGTTGCACCACCCCGACTTCGACCCCTACTCCGCCTCAGGCCCGCAGGTCATGCAGCAGGTGCTGGACTTGTTGGAAATGGGGCAGCCGATTCGGCTGCCTGCGGGTTGA
- a CDS encoding phytoene/squalene synthase family protein, which yields MSTPDRTPNAVSLQELDFDSQDLQACVAMMQGGSKTFFAASRLLPPRVRTAAIALYAFCRVADDLVDEAAAGDTPLDVLQERLDAIYAGTPHDHVEDHALSLVVQQYKLPRHLLDALIEGFAWDAGGRTYDSIEDLHAYGARVAGSVGAMMSWIMGPQSMDTLARACELGVAMQLTNIARDVGHDASIGRLYLPRRWLIEAGVQPEAWMAEPSFTPAIASVVARLLDEADRLYKQAHSGIAALPPDCRAAICAASMIYAEIGHQLRREGLDSVNKRTVVSTTRKLMLLASAWTQVHWIRVADHSPAPLAAIVGLVQGCRDAAQQTGNKAYFPNRAMPQRVAWMLNLFERRETERLDRNALRQNP from the coding sequence ATGTCAACGCCTGATCGCACCCCGAACGCTGTGAGTTTGCAAGAACTCGACTTCGACTCGCAGGACCTGCAAGCCTGCGTGGCCATGATGCAGGGCGGCTCCAAAACCTTTTTTGCGGCCAGCCGCTTGCTGCCGCCGCGGGTGCGCACAGCGGCCATCGCTTTGTACGCGTTTTGCCGCGTAGCCGACGACCTGGTGGACGAAGCCGCTGCGGGCGATACACCACTCGATGTGCTGCAAGAGCGCCTGGACGCCATCTATGCGGGCACCCCTCACGACCATGTGGAAGACCACGCGCTGAGCCTGGTGGTGCAGCAGTACAAACTGCCTCGCCATTTGCTGGACGCACTCATCGAAGGCTTTGCCTGGGACGCCGGGGGCCGCACTTACGACAGCATCGAAGACCTGCACGCCTATGGCGCCCGCGTGGCGGGCAGTGTGGGCGCGATGATGAGCTGGATCATGGGCCCACAAAGCATGGACACCTTGGCCCGCGCCTGCGAGCTGGGCGTGGCCATGCAGCTGACCAACATTGCCCGCGACGTGGGGCACGACGCCAGCATCGGCCGCCTGTACCTGCCGCGCCGCTGGCTGATCGAAGCAGGTGTGCAACCCGAAGCCTGGATGGCCGAGCCCAGCTTCACCCCTGCCATCGCCAGTGTGGTGGCGCGTTTGCTCGACGAAGCCGATCGCCTCTACAAACAAGCACATTCGGGCATTGCCGCCCTGCCGCCCGACTGTCGCGCCGCCATTTGCGCGGCCAGCATGATCTACGCCGAAATCGGCCATCAGCTGCGCCGCGAAGGCCTGGACTCGGTGAACAAACGCACGGTGGTCAGCACCACGCGCAAGCTCATGCTGCTGGCCAGCGCCTGGACCCAGGTGCACTGGATCCGAGTGGCCGACCACAGCCCCGCGCCACTGGCCGCCATCGTGGGCCTGGTGCAAGGCTGCCGCGACGCCGCCCAGCAAACCGGCAACAAAGCGTACTTTCCAAACCGGGCCATGCCCCAGCGCGTGGCCTGGATGCTGAACTTGTTTGAGCGCCGCGAAACCGAGCGCCTGGACCGCAACGCACTGCGTCAAAACCCATGA